TAAAGGTGTAGAGATTGCATTCATCGATCCCAAAAACAGTCAAAATTCCCTTTCATTAATTAAGTTCATAACGAGTATATGTTTACCTTCTCTTTACTTAAAGGGGCCTAATAGATATGTCTATATATATCTAACATTCATGGAAGAGACAACATAAAAACAATGTTTAACAGAGAAGGGGAAAAAAGGGGTATAAAATAGATCAGCTTAAAAAGGTATTAAGCATATAAATAATTACGTAAATAAACAAAGGAAAGGACAAGTAAGATCAGTGTCAATTTTCTAAAAATAGAGTTGGTCCAATAAAagacaaagtaaaaatatatGTTAAACAATATTGATCCCATAATCGAGTTTAGAGACAAAAAAAAACCATGACTCTAAATTCTTTGATAGTACTGCTATGAATAGTTAATGCTAACCCCCACAATTAATAGATTACTATATTAATTAATGATACAATAAGAATGTTGTCAAGATCAATCTAGTGACTGTGACCCACCCCACCCAGTAAAAAATACAGAAGAAACAAAAATTTAAACGAGGATAAATAAGTAAGGGATCAAAAACATACCAGGAGAAGCACTAGGAGTGGTGGTACCTGCATGCAAAGAGGAAAAATGGACCATTGGAAAAGAGTCAAATACATAAATCTTCACTCTCATATGTAAAATTCacgagaaaaaaaaaaaactctcacAATGTTActactttattttcttttcctcAATATCCTGAATGATAGATCTAATTTATCTAGTTTTTAATATTagttatatatttaaaattacatgcaaattaaaaaaaaaatgggcACCTAGGTCAAATAATAAAGCAACAACAAAATGAAGTAAACTATCGAAGGACTCACTGTTACAATTGGTGAGTGGAGGAGCGGAAACGCTACAGTCAGAAGGCAAAACGGCAGCTTGAGTCATATTAACAGTGATGCCAAAACTAGAACTCGTGGCTAAAGCAACACAAATACAATCAGGATCCGTATTCAAAACCTGTTTTTGTTGTAGAGGCAAACATATTAAAAAATTAGTACTACTCCATAACATTGCACGAAACTATTCATCTGTAATATAAAAACCTGTTTAAACCCTGAACAGCAAGAAACATCTGGCTTAGTGTCATTGCTATCAGCCTCCAAAAATTTCAGACAAGGGATCATGTCCATCACAATGGTTGAGCAATCCGCCGTTGGTCCCGGAGAAGGTGAAGAAGGCGACGGAGATGGAGCTTTAATTGGTGACTGTATTGGTGGTGCACTGCCATGGCCAGCGTTTACGGCCACCACAGCCCATGTGGCCAAAATGCACGTCACAACCGGAAAGATATTCATAAATAATGAAGGGAGTGTAAATGTGTTTTTCTTGAATGAATGGAGTGTAAATGTGATGGAAATGGTTAGAATGAAGGATCTAGAGTTGTCAAAGTTTACTTTATATGCCTAATTAAGAGGGATTGGTTTAAATTAGATTTGTTTGAATAAGTTGATAAGAATCCTAAATGATCGCAAACAGATAAACACGATCTTTGACTAGGTAAGATTTTACCCAATAGAGTTCTATCTTACATGTTCTATATAGCGATATATTAGGGCTTAATGAgcttaaaataaaaatagagttatagtTAAACAAATCAAAAGAATTTGCTGACCAAAAGAATCGAACTTCTTGTATAAGCTATCTTAGATGTTCACATTTTTTAATTTATACTGTTAGCCGATACTTCCCAAACAATAATATGATTCCCAAACAATAATATGATTGATTGAATGATTACTCCGAATTTGATTTGTTttatttcctatttttctttataatatccATTTTTTTAAAAGATATATTTTTCACGTGCTTTGCAAGATAAAAGTTATTAAAGCACTAAACTATTTCCCTCACCTTTTTATTTTGTAAGTAGAAGTCCGTATAAACTACAGTTTTATGTGTCAAGGAAACCAATAATTTAGGTTTCACGTTTTACCATACCATACGAATACATACTTGCATCATGGATTTTATTTACTTGAGTTTTAAGATACGATTATCACTATCATATAATTGTTATCAGACAAAAGCTATTAGAATCATTATTGTGATTCAAACACTTTGTCACGATGGGCGTTAGGAATACCATTATATATTTGTAATTCCCCATATATTATAGAGTTACATTTAGACCGTTTCTTATTCGACATCTGGATCATTCTCCTTTTCATCTCACTCATACATTTGGAGATATCATGTTCTTTCTAATTAAAATGTTTAGCAGCCTAAATGATGCGGAGATTGAAATGAACTAGTGAAATGTGAAATCTTGTATAAACAATCCAAGTAACTCCTTACCTAGTGGTCCAGCGATAGAGTCTCATAATACCATAAACAATTCATTTGTCAAGATTATAGCAAAACTGGTCCAAAACATGAGTTCATTACTTAAATGGTCACTTAATTATTCAAAATT
This region of Nicotiana tomentosiformis chromosome 4, ASM39032v3, whole genome shotgun sequence genomic DNA includes:
- the LOC104089363 gene encoding non-specific lipid transfer protein GPI-anchored 11-like, with translation MNIFPVVTCILATWAVVAVNAGHGSAPPIQSPIKAPSPSPSSPSPGPTADCSTIVMDMIPCLKFLEADSNDTKPDVSCCSGFKQVLNTDPDCICVALATSSSFGITVNMTQAAVLPSDCSVSAPPLTNCNSTTTPSASPVNPPTTVNPPASIVNPPTPQPAAAAGPISKSPAPAEADQAPVEAPNAESSGSTINLTSASFSMLLVMAAFASLA